From the genome of Apodemus sylvaticus chromosome 3, mApoSyl1.1, whole genome shotgun sequence, one region includes:
- the LOC127681592 gene encoding PRAME family member 8-like, with protein MSVQDPPTLLQLSVQRLLRDEALATSSLQYLPRALFPLLFKEAFNHRQTNVLRAMVAVWPFPFLPLGTLMKTPHLEILQAVLDGVDMLWTQQVLPRRRKLQVLDLRNVYHDFWDVWVGPEDGERSAETVCEKQIAKRLHRYVLRRRLKVVTDLCLRFHLNEHQAYLLEWAQQRRGSIRLCCVKMQIWALPVYTVRKVLMVFQPDSIQELELNTGWSLSTLVHFASYLDQMRNLQKLLLTRIHKNTFKVLNTSSDIQKCITKFVSQFSKLNSLQHLSMNGIYFSSEHMKQLFRSLKSPLETLSITMCKLSHLDLNSLSQSQSLHQLKHLNLRLVKLIDLRPVSFHDLLRSVADTLQTLELEGCWLVDSQLSALLPALSQCFQLTRVNFYDNDISVAVLKDLLYHTASLSRLTQELYPAPLECYDDTGDVLMGRFVQLCPELMETLITVRQPKRVSFATYICHECCQRCVYDLETKLCRCWQ; from the exons ATGAGTGTTCAGGACCCACCCACACTCCTGCAGCTGTCAGTACAGAGACTACTGAGGGATGAGGCCCTGGCCACCTCTTCTCTGCAGTACCTGCCCAGGGCTCTTTTCCCATTACTGTTCAAGGAAGCCTTCAATCACAGACAAACTAATGTCCTGAGGGCCATGGTGGCAGTGTggccctttcccttcctccctctgggGACCCTGATGAAGACTCCCCACCTGGAGATCTTGCAGGCTGTGCTGGATGGAGTAGACATGCTATGGACACAGCAGGTTCTTCCCAG AAGGCGGAAGCTTCAAGTGCTGGACCTGAGGAATGTGTACCATGACTTCTGGGATGTCTGGGTTGGACCAGAGGATGGAGAGCGCTCAGCAGAGACTGTTTGTGAAAAGCAGATAGCAAAGCGCCTTCATAGATATGTACTGAGGCGACGTTTGAAGGTGGTCACTGACCTTTGCCTCAGGTTCCATCTGAATGAGCACCAAGCGTACCTGTTAGagtgggcccagcagagaagAGGTTCCATACGGCTGTGCTGTGTGAAGATGCAGATTTGGGCTTTGCCTGTGTACACTGTCAGGAAGGTCTTGATGGTGTTCCAGCCAGACAGCATCCAGGAATTGGAACTGAATACAGGTTGGAGTCTGTCCACTCTGGTGCATTTTGCATCTTACCTGGACCAGATGAGAAACCTTCAAAAACTCCTTTTAACACGGATTCACAAGAACACCTTCAAGGTTCTGAATACCTCCTCGGACATCCAGAAGTGTATCACCAAGTTTGTTTCTCAGTTCTCGAAACTAAACtctctccagcatctctccatgaaTGGCATCTACTTTTCTAGTGAGCACATGAAACAGTTGTTCAG GTCCCTGAAGAGCCCTTTGGAGACCTTGTCCATCACTATGTGCAAGCTTTCACATTTAGACTTGAATTCCTTGTCCCAGAGTCAGAGCCTCCATCAGCTCAAACACCTGAACCTGAGACTTGTGAAATTAATTGACTTACGTCCTGTGTCTTTCCATGATCTCCTAAGGAGTGTTGCAGACACTCTGCAGACCTTAGAGTTGGAGGGCTGTTGGTTGGTAGACTCCCAGCTCAGTGCTCTCCTGCCTGCCCTGAGCCAGTGTTTCCAGCTCACCAGGGTCAATTTCTATGACAATGACATCTCAGTGGCTGTTCTGAAGGACCTTCTGTATCACACAGCCAGTCTGAGCCGGCTGACCCAGGAGCTGTATCCCgcccctctggagtgctatgatGACACGGGTGATGTCCTCATGGGAAGATTTGTCCAACTTTGTCCTGAGCTTATGGAGACACTCATTACTGTAAGGCAGCCCAAGAGGGTCTCCTTTGCTACTTATATCTGCCATGAATGTTGTCAGCGCTGTGTCTATGACCTGGAGACCAAACTTTGTCGTTGTTGGCAGTAA